Proteins found in one Bicyclus anynana chromosome 26, ilBicAnyn1.1, whole genome shotgun sequence genomic segment:
- the LOC128199645 gene encoding transferrin-like, with protein MPRTQESDCQNIERGGSPAVCRRVETRIDCALNLARQQRDIGVFSEEEMILLSHQMPNENRVIASIRNVNRNEPFAFEAVAVVPASHTGGLEGLRGGRYCHPGFDQTELRWSPRVLKAFERAAARTDRCPGVNTASRTAEEMEVTTLSEFFGSACRPGRWSMNTTVDADLKRRFPSLCSLCGENTNCTQYNIDMGISVSGVNNNNRHIQALQCLVNNNNGTAAYVAWQHVREYFNIRSPELATSYALLCEDNSLRVLTSELLASTTAPCAFVRQPWGAIVASAPQAAAVQSSLQSFWPNGVDPGGFSWQSALFGALVGGTNALVVFLENPPTPLEYTQGIRNFTRVEASSSCTPVHRWCTRSAQEQAKCTWVRNSAFTLGLEPIISCQQRTNTFECLDDIRNNNADFIASRSNYGYLSRQHYRLTAVKLVQNSRSNPESFSRVAALVKETSAQSDITRFENLRGKRACFPEFGGIAYMAFVRAAQDNGVISKSQCDYAQAVGELFDSACAPGALANSHALGDSSWNATSLCTVCRPSVSVVGENFTCAYNHTNLFYGNNGTVRCLADPENHVAFVEMRNMRQFLQAANLPETAVRGLCRNNTLALTTGIVNDTNCLLASVVDSEVLARRNDPITNSLNALLDTLDFYFGYNSAAQLVNLKIYSAFDGINDLLFLNTANGLSEPSSFDENEEANNYNELFRHLDACTGFAPGLASSKVSILALIVMGFITRYVF; from the exons ATGCCCAGGACGCAGGAGAGTGATTGCCAGAACATCGAGCGAGGTGGCAGCCCTGCTGTGTGCCGGCGCGTCGAGACCAG GATCGACTGCGCGTTGAACTTAGCTCGCCAACAGCGAGACATTGGAGTGTTCTCTGAGGAGGAGATGATCCTGCTTTCCCACCAGATGCCCAACGAGAACAGGGTCATTGCGTCCATCAGGAACGTCAATAGGAATG AGCCGTTCGCCTTTGAAGCTGTAGCGGTAGTCCCTGCCAGTCACACCGGGGGGCTGGAAGGGTTGCGTGGAGGAAGATACTGCCACCCTGGCTTCGACCAGACAGAGCTGCGCTGGTCTCCGCGTGTTCTAAAGGCTTTTGAGCGAGCT GCGGCGCGAACAGACCGGTGCCCCGGAGTCAACACCGCCAGCCGGACAGCTGAGGAGATGGAGGTGACCACCCTGTCAGAGTTCTTCGGCAGCGCCTGCCGCCCGGGGCGATGGAGTATGAACACCACTGTGGATGCTGACCTTA AACGCCGTTTCCCATCGCTGTGCTCGCTCTGCGGAGAGAACACCAACTGCACTCAGTACAACATCGACATGGGCATCTCTGTGTCCGGagttaacaacaacaacagacACATCCAGGCGCTGCAGTGTCtcgtcaacaacaacaacggCACTGCCGCGTACGTCGCTTGGCAGCACGTGCGGGAGTACTTCAAT ATCCGCAGTCCCGAGCTGGCAACATCATACGCGCTTCTTTGTGAAGACAACTCCTTGAGGGTCCTCACTTCTGAGCTGCTGGCGTCTACCACTGCACCCTGCGCCTTCGTCAGACAACCCTGGGGTGCCATCGTCGCTTCTGC TCCACAAGCAGCTGCCGTCCAGAGCAGCCTGCAGAGCTTCTGGCCCAACGGTGTGGACCCCGGCGGCTTCTCCTGGCAGTCCGCCCTCTTCGGCGCTCTGGTGGGCGGCACCAACGCGCTGGTCGTCTTTCTGGAGAACCCACCCACTCCTCTGGAGTACACCCAAGGAA TACGTAACTTCACAAGAGTGGAAGCCTCCTCCTCCTGCACCCCCGTCCACCGCTGGTGCACCAGGTCCGCCCAGGAACAGGCCAAGTGCACGTGGGTGAGGAACTCCGCCTTCACCCTGGGGCTGGAGCCGATCATCTCATGCCAACAACGGACCAACACCTTCGAATGCTTGGATGACATACGGAATAACAACGCTGACTTCATTGCTTCGCGGTCTAATTATGGATACTTGTCTAGACA ACACTACCGCCTGACAGCAGTGAAGCTGGTGCAGAACTCTCGCAGCAACCCTGAGTCCTTCTCCCGCGTCGCCGCCCTCGTCAAAGAGACCTCCGCCCAGAGCGACATCACACGCTTCGAGAACCTTCGGGGGAAGAGAGCTTGCTTCCCTGAGTTTGGAGGCATTG CGTACATGGCCTTCGTGCGCGCGGCACAGGACAACGGCGTGATCAGCAAATCGCAGTGCGACTACGCCCAAGCAGTGGGCGAACTGTTCGACAGTGCGTGCGCGCCCGGCGCCCTGGCCAACTCGCACGCGCTCGGCGACTCT TCGTGGAACGCAACGAGCTTGTGCACTGTCTGCAGACCGTCGGTTAGCGTGGTGGGCGAAAACT TCACGTGCGCGTACAACCACACGAACCTGTTCTACGGCAACAACGGCACGGTGCGGTGTCTCGCTGACCCGGAGAACCATGTCGCCTTCGTCGAGATGCGGAATATGAGAC AGTTTCTGCAAGCAGCCAACCTCCCCGAGACGGCGGTGCGGGGGCTGTGTAGGAACAACACGCTAGCTCTCACCACCGGCATCGTCAACGACACCAACTGCCTGCTGGCGTCGGTCGTGGACTCCGAGGTGCTGGCGCGAAG GAACGACCCAATAACGAACAGTCTAAACGCACTGCTAGACACGCTGGACTTCTACTTCGGTTACAACTCCGCTGCCCAGCTCGTCAACCTGAAGATCTACTCCGCATTCGACGGCATCAACGATCTGCTATTCCTCAACACTGCCAACGGTCTCTCAGAACCTTCCAGCTTCGACGAGAACGAGGAAGCTAATAACTACAACGAACTCTTCAGACATTTGGATGCTTGCACCGGTTTTGCGCCTGGCTTAGCCAGCTCTAAGGTCTCCATTCTCGCTCTGATTGTGATGGGTTTCATTACACGCTATGTGTTTTAG